CTGACAAAtttacagtttataaattgtttcaaaTGTATTTCTTGATACTGAACcaaataatgtgtttattgGCAGTGCGTATTAACTGTGTCAATCTAACGCAGTAAATTATACACTATTTTAACattatcatttttcaaaatgttttcaaaataatcaaattattgtaataagtttttaaaacatttccaTAAATATTGTCCACGacacaatttcaatattttcacgCATATAGTTTTTCCGTGAAGTATAAATTTTATTACGAACAAACATACGaccttcaaaatatttaacaacattgttggaattttgtgtatatatattatatattatatattatattatatgtgtattgaATTGATTTTGTTTAATCAGACGTTGACCTAATCGAGGGCCAACTTTATGTAATAAGTCCGCGTACATTCTAACagtatttcataaattttaagtatctgACGTTTctttttgttcataatataataaaagtatgtgtgtagaaaatatgtataattttttcaccGGTGCCCCAGTTATCAGTCGCCTTAGAGAGTTGATAATTCAGATTTCGGAAAGTCGTCTGCATTGGTCACTGCCAATTCGTTATAAATATGATAGtacattaaactatttaaacacccgaataacatattattattatggtgttatATTCATATCCAtacggtacatattataattatacatttcggAAAAAATACTACGGACGTGTACCCGATTTGCCTATCTATATCGCCGGCTGATCGCAATCGTATTGcaaaagaaaatgtttattatctataatagcaCGTCAAGCGATGAATAATGACGGATGGAGTTAAGGGTGTTCTTTAACCATTGGTAAGtatatttatgtgtaaaaaattaaatcgtataataatccTACGAAAGAATAAgtgttgacaaaaaaaaatacacacggTTATTAAACCCGTTGGAGCTCTAATGCCCTATATATACTCCACTGACTCGtaaaaaataggttttttttacaaCCGTGGgcggtatacatataatattctataaatatgttattaacatCCCCTGTATCTTTAGTCTTTAACCCTCGCGGGTGTTCGTGAATTATCGTGAAATAAAATCCACAATATACTTTTATGATAATGATACGATGTACCTTCGACCTATGTGTGTTACGATATCGTCGACGGACGAGGAGATAAACAAGTACGAAAAAAAAGACGGAAAgagtattttgaaataataaaagttttcgATCTGACACAACAAATTCAAAGTTTGATTAGGCAAACCTTATGGAAATCCCAAGGCGATCAAATGAAATTATATGCAAACTACATTTCGTGTACACAatatgtaaacaatataataatatataggcacacgcattattcataatattatacaccgctGCCAGTGTTTCTAAAACACATGTTAAGATAAATGACATTTGTATAATTAACTTTCTAAACTATTGaaactctatagtctatactgcGCGTAGGTAATTATCGAGAACGTTaaagcagaaaaaaaaatgttttttttaataaacaatgtaagtatatttattagggCATCGGAGTTAGTTTGTTTTCCGGTGTCTTAAAACGCAGCTTCTTCAGTGGAAAATGTATCAATTAGTTGCGATACTGgtcatttttatgtaatttttattttgcaaacatttaaaaaaaattaacaaatttcataaattctaattttcttctatacaaatataatatgtaactaataataataataaataatgtattggttattgaataatttatcaatgattAGTCATTACTTATACCGGACTATACCATAATTTATAGCTGTAGCGagcgtaaattattattcgaaattTATCGTTGTAATAAAAACAgtcatattggtataatataattcaactaacaattttcattatttttgattttaaatacaaaatcaaaaaatcaaagtaACATTTCCCATCCCAGTTTTCCCAACTTTAGACTGACTTTTGAGTATAACAACccaatacctacattttttattttatgttgagTGCTCAAATAAAATGTCGATAAGTAAAAGtccaatgtgtataatatgatatataaatatataatacaacccACGATTACCGTAGTATGCAATTCAGATATATCCTTTTTAAGATATGACATGCCATTCAGAACACCAACTAAAAGTCCTACAGATATGCACCCGTGTCCAAGGTTCGGTGAGATAAACTAACACTGAAGTGCATCTGCAGagctattataattgtatttaagatattttcttaaataaatgaatataaagtAAGCGTGGTTATGACTTATGGGTGCTCAGATAAGGTTTTATAgaggttatatataaaaaacaaaacaataggtAATATGAGGTGAATTGACATCGTGCTGCACCTGAAACCGAAGTCTGAGCGAGCATTTGACAAAATGGCTTATCAATATTTACATGGTAAAATAACAATGcgcatattttatgaaatattatacagtaacatattttattttttcgtcctGCCACCGTTACACGCACCCATCAGTTGTATCGGGTGAAATATATCTGGGGTGTTGTATGACTGGCGGGTAAATAATTGAATTGATAAAAACCGGGATGCTTATTCGGAAACAGGAAGCGCTTTAAGTACACCCTGTTTGCACCCTCCAACGAGGGTTGCATACTCCTATAATGGTTTGACAAGAGTGATGAATTGTGTATGTACCCgccaaaatgtatatgtatatggtatACCTATGAGTGTTaagaggtatattatatatattgtagtttGTAATCGATATTACATAAAGTAAACAAAAcgaaaactaattttgttaaTGATCAACAAACAGCTAATTTgttgaaattgtaaaattaatcgtTACCTCGACCGCGACGTCAttctgttaatttaataaacgtGTATTTTAAGTTTACTCAGGCCGACTGAGATTATGCCACTGATAACATAGAACGAAAAATGACCGTAGCTGGCGATTAAAACATATAACGAATtcattttgttaattaaattaattaaacagttAGATAGAATGGCCACGATTCGTGCCCTCAGATGGTGTCATACGTCAGTGTGTAACCTTTGGACAAAGGGGAAATGGACCATTattaacatttctaaaaaacGCGAAAACAATCAATCAATTCAATatctattagtttatattaccGTCTccacattataaaaacaatatttggatttcttattattttaatcttatattttttatataacaccTACCTAGAAGGaatgttagaaaaaaatacaatgtgaATGTTAATCTAACAAGACCCCAAACAACGAAATCCGCTCTCCGGTTTTGGAGATCTATCTCACTAAATGAAAATGAAGATGAATTTTTGTGGGGCTGTTCACACTGACATTTTTCtggattaaaattgttataccgCTTGGGTGTGATATCagttaatacatttctaaaaattaacaatctAAAAAGTTTACATGCCGATCCCTGGCTTGGAAAgcgttttttatatatatttaagttcaGGACACGCCATAACTAAAAGACACACGGTCATGCCGTAAAGCTtaggaccccccccccccccaccattctGACTTCTGAGTATCATGTACACCGGAGATAGAAATTCAAggtttattaatcatattataatgtttgaaaatttcttagggcgtattataggtaaatttattattattattattatgcgaccACGCGCCCgtgacgtaaaaaaaaaaagccaccGCTACTTCGTCCAATTAgtgaagtttttaatttaccaacaataatatacctaataaatataatataacgttatatatttatatatatgtgtgtttttatgtgatgccattattattatacctatacagtaagtatatatatacactatacaggtatataatagGCTGTTTTCGGACGTCGTTATTATTCGCTTAATTTATTACATGGCCCTGACTTGACAaactgtgtacctatatatatcatacattatatgtatacgcGTAATATAATTCCCACCAACCCGCGAAATCGTTTATGTAAACGCGCGTGAAATATGAGcaaagtaagaaaaaaaaaattcactgcgATCCTTTtgacttttattaattatttattctgtgGGACGCAGTTCCAACACATAATTTCTACAATCGACACAACACATTttcgacataaaaataaaactttatagcCACACGAAAATTTATCAGAACGCTTTTTACTCAAGTGTTTTTAATTTCCAAGTTTTTGtgattgtacataatatgtacagaaTTCATAGGCGTGTGCACGGGGTATGCAGGGTGTGCGCTTGCATGTCCTGCCGGCAGACACGTCTTGTTTTAGGGTCTAGGGGACACATAAATAGTCTCAGATAGACTCTCAGTTCATAATTTAGACTTGTGGTAAATGATTTAGCCATATGGATATGGTCATAATATGAACttggtttttaaatttggtgTGAGCGGTTCTCAATGATTTTAGGAAATAtgggttttatttttagtgtacctacctacgtatttagtatttactatttaggtacttcccccccccccccgaaaactTGTATGCGTTAGTAAGCAaattacttatcagttatcctACCGAGTACCGATCTATCGTGAGTCAGTGCAGTTGTTTGTTCTGCGTAGTGCGCGGAGTAAAGGAAAATAAATCCAGcgtaatgttattttatatatatatattatatactatgNNNNNNNNNNNNNNNNNNNNNNNNNNNNNNNNNNNNNNNNNNNNNNNNNNNNNNNNNNNNNNNNNNNNNNNNNNNNNNNNNNNNNNNNNNNNNNNNNNNNCATTCAAATTTTGGAAAAGctcttgaaaaaaataaacttaacattCCAAATAATCGAGCATTACCGGGTACAAATGAAAAGTTACCATATGTTATTATAGGCGACGAAGCTTTTCAAGCTATTTACTCAGACAATATTCAGGACCTCAAATGTACagcgatgtaaaaaaaaaaggtgggtaagtggatgtcactctgctgtacagtaggttacaagtgggtcactgtataatggatagtattaaatttgaattcaatgatataatatcactgtataagaaaaacgattctgagcggagacggtttgtcagtctaggtattagacatacctattataggtatacttatctaaagtattaaaaaaaaattaacctataataggtattaataataataaattccaaattaatcatatcacaatatcaatcaggtaacgcgttatacatcaacaacaaaccgtggtactatcatagatatataatagtatactttagaagtttcaagtacccacaaataatattatacaatcattacaatcacaacaaaataactaaaatagttattctaggtattttagattctgagtggaacgatgaatgtattgatgttacaataatatgtgttttttaattttttaatttttgtgtctgtcatcacagtttggggcagtaaaactgcttggattttcttgaacagtatcttgtttgataggaaagtgaatctagttggtgcattcaagaggtcaaaatttgaaatttccaatagttttcaaaagtgccgtgaaaaacaaaagaaaaattaaggaaaaacgggaatttttacacaatatctgttttcgagaaaattgattttggtttatgttgtgactttaaaaaaaatgaccgtagatacatgaaattttcactggttgtttatatttccattttctatacatgataaaattttaaaaatattttgatttgttttgaactatgaatattgttttttctatgaatgtcaatgaaactttatttgttgagtaaaaatacttgaaaatttaatacaaggctcctattatattgttacaatgagatttgaaaaatattaaaaatccttagtaacagtttttttttattagcatttaaagttcaaaaattgaaacaatgtgtaaaaatcacgaaaattagcaaagtattttgagttaataattcgtaaacatttttctttttagaactaagattttaaaatgtaatacaagattccttataggataatttacctttatcaaaaaaaaatgtctataagaaactcaaattaaatttttatgagcgtttgaaattcatatttttacaacatttgatattcactcgatttcttacgtaacgattttcttattttattgtaattaaaaaacgaatgactgtagatacttgaaaatttcactgaatgtttatattagaattttctatacacgataaaaatttgaaaataacttgaccctttttgagctgcttacggacattgtcatttttcaattattttaattttttttctttaaatatcaataaaattttatttgtttggtaaaaatgcgtgaaaatttaatgcaaggctcctgatatattgttacaatagcagttgaaacatattaaaaattcataggcacaattgttttttataatcatttgaagttaaaatttatcaaatttaaaattgaataattatattgtagttaaaaatgtattaaaatatgtacaatttttatatctaagatttgaaaattgaaaacaagattccacgtaaatatttaattctgttgccaaaaattccaCTTTctcaccttttttaatatgtaatttcatccaaatttgaaattaaaattactataaaaataaactgtgcttatgtatttcttagaatttttggcaacagaattaaatattNNNNNNNNNNNNNNNNNNNNNNNNNNNNNNNNNNNNNNNNNNNNNNNNNNTACTTTactttttttcagtattatcatatttcaattttttccttGCAGAAACGTAAAAGGAACTGCATTAGGTATATCGAGGACGTACAAAGGAACTAAACAATCATTTTTCATAACTCATGAGGCAtactttataaatactatacatatcTACATATCATCTATAAGTACTGAGCATACAATTTTCCCCACTTTATCAAATATAtccttttatttttgtatttggtCTGTACGAAAATGTTCTTCGCagacaacattattattatacaaatgtggAACATCGAGGGATTTTAACCATTCGTTTTTTAAAAGTTCGTCTTTTGGAATGGAAAACACGGATAATTTTTTGTTGGTATTACaaccaaataaacaaatattgttgggcataatttattttttagcgacaaaaaactgattgtaataaaactaaaaacagcgTATACAATTGTGAATTACtcagtgaataaaaataaatattttaattattttctatggaGTTCAACAGctgattttagatttttggcgGAATTTTGAACcttaccaaaatattaaataagaataaattattaagttcatAACCTCAATAAGTATAACCTGCAGCGCTCGTGAGTAACAATTGAACTAAATTTGCTACAACAAGCGGACGTCTGATAAATACTAGTCGTCGGAccttatcttctaagaccgtggatGGGATTATCCATACAATGGTAAACGAGTGATAGTAAACTTCGatagtgaaataattaataaataatattataaatattaaatgttatagaaATGTTatagaaaaacttataaaacgtattatgtcttaaattttaatattaaaaacctattcTTGATTATAGTAATTGTATTTCTTTTGTTGAAAATGTCCTCGAATGAAACTATTTGTGCTGTATTACGTGTAGTTGAggagataataaaattaaaaaggcataaaaaatctaaaaaaaaaaaaatatgggttaAAAATTGGATAAAACGAAGAAATAATCTAGGAGCATCGAATACATTGTTAAAAGAGTTAGCTGTTGAAGACCCgagaaattatttcaattttcttagAATAAATGAatcaatgttcaatattttactaGGAAAGGTAATGACaacaaaacttatattatattgaaaagtaATTGACATATAATTTACCTGTTCTTTTACAGGTTAAAGACCAAATTTCAAAACAAGATACAGCTATGAGAGAGGCATTAACACCGAgaattaaattagaaatagCATTAAGATTTCTAGCAACCGGAGACTCATATACATctctacaatatttatacaggGTTTCAAAATCTGCTATTAGTGAATTTATGCCTGATGTTTTCGATGCAATATTTGCAGGATTAAAAGAATTTATCCAGGTAGAAAAAcacatgtttattaattttcaccATACACTTTAAAGTATATAGCATAATTTcctttcatttatttttgacagagggtaatattaacaaataatagtaccattaatattaagataaaatgatataataatagtataaaacaaatagctaaaattattatataactaaccttttttatataaattatcattaggtatttgatttttttttttaaatttaaacataaacatttagtCTTTCATTAGATTaagaacttaataataataatagttaactgtgtaataatagtacaatataataataatttccttTAAACACATATggtaatattaacaaataatagtaccattaatattaagataaaatgatataataatagtataaaacaaatagctaaaattattatataactaaccttttttatataaattatcattaggtatttgattttttttttttaaatttaaacataaacatttagtCTTTCATTAGATTaagaacttaataataataatagttaactgtgtaataattattatttcctttaaACACATATggtaatattaacatataaatagtatgtcttaaatttaacatattttataatttgttctcTATAAATTTATGAAAGATTTTAttaaaccataaattatttcaactaaaattcaaaaaaagtcCAGTATTTGGATACTACAGATtgtttataacacataataccAAGTTcaatttttccaattattatagaatagagtcACATTTGATGGTCTTTCATCTTGTGGTTGATATTCTAAATTTACATATTCATAATCAATATCTTCATTACTCTCACTTAAAATTTCAGTATGGTCAGTATGGTCTATTGACATAGATATATCATTAGTGGACATTGAATTATAATCAGGACACtgcaaatttggttgattcgaCATAGCCTTGAGACGTTCTTTAATCAGcaaattttgaatttcgttTTGTACATTTAGTGCATGTTGTAATGGAAGTTTTTGGAGTTGAGTCCCAACAAGCTttccaaataaaacaaattcgtTTTCGTTTGCTTGTTTagaacaaacatattttaatgcatcaACAGCGTTGTCCAAAGAAtcatcaatttttgtttttttttttgattttgtcatcagtatgtttttttttttaattttacttgtgGGCTGTGAAGTATTTGCATCTGAATTTGTATCAACAATATTCTGTCTTAGTTGTTCCAAGTGTTCATTTGATTCTACTAGTGAATCTTCAAATTTTTCCTGAGATATGACTTCACTATTCATGAGATTGCCTTTTGGTGGTAAtatctgaaatatatttatagatttaaggTGGAGACatttgtataatgaataattttagacaataaatataacttttatgttTTCTGGTTCtgttcaatgatttatttattattttattttaggttccAAAAACAACAAATGATTGGGACAGTATTGTTCATGGTTTCAATTTATCATGGAATTTTCCGAATTGTTTTGGAGCGATTGACggaaaacacattataattgAATGTCCAGCGAATTCGGgatctaatttttataactacaaaGGCAGTTTTAGTATTGTGCTTTTGGCACTGGTAGATCACAGCTATAATTTTACCTGCATCGATGTTGGTGCTTATGGAAGTGCATCAGATGGTGGTATTTTTAGTAAATGTACACTAAAAAAGgctattgaagaaaatcaattaaatttgcCAGATGAAGCTGTGATGTTGGGTGATGAAGCATTTCCATTAACAAAATATCTGATGAAGCCATATCCAAGGCgtaacattttaacaaagaaacaaaaaatatacaattacagACATTGTCGGGCTAGGCGGATTGTGGAAAATAGTTTTGGTATTTTGTCAAGCAGATTCAGAGTATTTAGACGACCTCTACGTCTTTTACCAAGTACTGTAGTCAAACTTGTTAAGGCTGCATGTTCTCTCCACAATTGGATCAGAAAAAGTGGTTTAAATCAAACAATAGAAATCATTCAAGATATTGAAGATCTAGAAAATGGTATACTCATCCCTGGACAATGGAGAAAAGAACCACAATCCACTGGAGTCATAAACATAGCAGCAACAAGTCaacgtaattatttaaatgaagcAAAAGACAAAAGAGACAGTTTGGCTGATTATTTTATGGGGGAAGGTGCAGTTACA
This portion of the Acyrthosiphon pisum isolate AL4f chromosome A1, pea_aphid_22Mar2018_4r6ur, whole genome shotgun sequence genome encodes:
- the LOC100165960 gene encoding putative nuclease HARBI1, yielding MSSNETICAVLRVVEEIIKLKRHKKSKKKKIWVKNWIKRRNNLGASNTLLKELAVEDPRNYFNFLRINESMFNILLGKVKDQISKQDTAMREALTPRIKLEIALRFLATGDSYTSLQYLYRVSKSAISEFMPDVFDAIFAGLKEFIQVPKTTNDWDSIVHGFNLSWNFPNCFGAIDGKHIIIECPANSGSNFYNYKGSFSIVLLALVDHSYNFTCIDVGAYGSASDGGIFSKCTLKKAIEENQLNLPDEAVMLGDEAFPLTKYLMKPYPRRNILTKKQKIYNYRHCRARRIVENSFGILSSRFRVFRRPLRLLPSTVVKLVKAACSLHNWIRKSGLNQTIEIIQDIEDLENGILIPGQWRKEPQSTGVINIAATSQRNYLNEAKDKRDSLADYFMGEGAVTWQDRMIE